A genomic region of Clarias gariepinus isolate MV-2021 ecotype Netherlands chromosome 23, CGAR_prim_01v2, whole genome shotgun sequence contains the following coding sequences:
- the rab43 gene encoding ras-related protein Rab-43, translating to MSLLETDDNYDFVFKIVLVGDVGVGKTCVVQRFKTGNFIERQGNTIGVDFTMKTMEMQGKRVKLQIWDTAGQERFRTITQSYYRSTNGAIITYDITKKASFMAVPRWMEDIKKYGGTNIATLLIGNKSDLTEERDVSFEEAQAMAHQLDFISAIETSAKDSSNVDEAFNQMAAELMLRHGGPVFRDSVTDSFKLNSKDVNGEAWSCGSC from the exons ATGTCGTTACTGGAAACAGACGACAATTATGATTTCGTCTTCAAAATAGTTTTGGTCGGGGACGTCGGTGTGGGGAAAACCTGCGTTGTCCAACGGTTTAAGACGGGCAATTTTATCGAAAGGCAAGGCAATACAATCGGAGTGGATTTTACAATGAAGACGATGGAAATGCAGGGAAAGAGAGTCAAG TTACAGATTTGGGACACAGCAGGACAGGAGAGGTTTCGGACCATCACACAGAGTTACTATCGCAGCACAAATGGTGCCATTATTACGTACGACATCACCAAGAAAGCATCCTTCATGGCTGTTCCAAGGTGGATGGAGGACATCAAGAAATATGGCGGCACAAACATTGCCACCCTTTTAATAG gTAATAAATCAGACTTAACTGAAGAGCGTGATGTTTCTTTTGAGGAAGCTCAAGCAATGGCTCACCAGCTGGACTTCATTAGTGCAATCGAGACCTCAGCCAAAGACTCCAGCAACGTGGACGAAGCATTTAATCAAATGGCAGCCGAGCTGATGCTGAGACATGGCGGGCCCGTGTTCAGAGACAGCGTAACCGACAGTTTCAAGCTCAACAGCAAGGATGTGAACGGTGAAGCCTGGAGCTGTGGCAGCTGCTga